In Akkermansiaceae bacterium, a single genomic region encodes these proteins:
- a CDS encoding DUF1501 domain-containing protein gives MHHKLTANDLILDRRDFLKRCGMGFGSLALGSMFGGGVASAAGAPSAPKYPMLTPHHAPKAKRVVHLFMNGGPSQVDTFDPKPELDKYHGKPLPLEGMKTERPTGAALRSPFSFSKYGQSGLEVSELFKHTAQHADDLCVIRSMKADVPNHEPSLMLMNCGEARLSRPSFGSWVTYGLGSENENLPSYISMCPGGMPIKRAENWRSSFLPGSYQGTYLDTSIQEIDKMIENLSNASVRDERQAKQLEFLRKVNERHMAAREHDPKMEARIRSFELAYRMQTEATDAFDISKEPAYIHEMYGKGNYARQCIMARRLLERGVRFIQLWHGNGQPWDSHDNIEDHRSLAEQCDQAIGAFLTDLKMRGLLDETLVVWGGEFGRTPVVELPKAGSNAGVMKGRDHNHFGFSMWLAGGGVKGGYVHGATDQFGFGAVEKPVHVHDLHATLLHQLGFDHERLTYHYSGRDFRLTDVHGHVVQDILA, from the coding sequence ATGCACCACAAGCTCACCGCCAACGACCTGATCCTCGACCGCCGCGACTTCCTCAAGCGCTGCGGCATGGGCTTCGGCAGCCTCGCGCTCGGCAGCATGTTCGGGGGCGGCGTCGCCTCCGCCGCCGGTGCGCCCTCCGCTCCGAAATATCCGATGCTCACACCCCACCACGCGCCCAAGGCGAAGCGGGTGGTGCACCTTTTCATGAATGGTGGTCCGTCCCAGGTGGACACCTTCGACCCGAAGCCGGAGCTGGACAAATACCACGGCAAGCCGCTGCCGCTGGAAGGCATGAAGACCGAGCGCCCCACCGGTGCCGCGCTGCGTTCCCCGTTCTCTTTCTCGAAATACGGCCAATCCGGCCTGGAGGTGAGCGAGCTGTTCAAGCACACCGCCCAGCATGCGGATGATCTCTGCGTCATCCGCTCGATGAAGGCGGACGTGCCGAACCACGAACCGTCCCTCATGCTGATGAACTGCGGTGAGGCCCGGCTTTCCCGTCCTTCCTTCGGCTCATGGGTCACCTACGGTCTCGGCAGTGAGAACGAGAACCTCCCTTCCTACATCTCCATGTGCCCCGGCGGCATGCCGATCAAGCGCGCGGAGAACTGGCGTTCTTCCTTCCTCCCCGGCAGCTACCAGGGCACCTACCTCGACACCTCGATCCAGGAGATCGACAAGATGATCGAGAACCTCAGCAACGCCAGCGTGCGCGACGAGCGGCAGGCGAAGCAGCTCGAGTTTCTCCGCAAGGTGAACGAGCGCCACATGGCCGCCCGCGAGCATGACCCGAAGATGGAGGCCCGCATCCGCAGCTTCGAGCTGGCCTACCGCATGCAGACAGAGGCGACCGACGCCTTCGACATTTCCAAGGAACCCGCCTACATCCACGAGATGTATGGCAAGGGCAACTACGCCCGCCAGTGCATCATGGCCCGCCGTCTCCTGGAGCGCGGTGTGCGCTTCATCCAGCTCTGGCACGGCAACGGCCAGCCATGGGACAGCCATGACAACATCGAGGACCACCGCAGCCTCGCCGAACAGTGCGACCAGGCCATTGGTGCCTTCCTGACGGATCTCAAGATGCGCGGCCTGCTCGACGAGACCCTCGTCGTCTGGGGCGGCGAATTCGGCCGGACCCCCGTCGTCGAACTGCCGAAGGCGGGATCAAATGCCGGCGTGATGAAAGGCCGCGACCACAACCACTTCGGCTTCTCCATGTGGCTTGCCGGCGGCGGCGTCAAAGGTGGCTACGTCCATGGTGCCACCGACCAGTTCGGCTTCGGTGCCGTTGAGAAACCGGTCCACGTCCACGACCTGCACGCCACGCTGCTCCATCAGCTCGGCTTCGACCACGAACGCCTCACCTACCACTACTCCGGCCGCGACTTCCGCCTCACGGACGTCCACGGCCACGTGGTGCAGGACATCCTCGCCTGA
- a CDS encoding NAD(P)/FAD-dependent oxidoreductase, protein MPTHGVTEGNQKRKVLIIGGGFAGLECALTLSNDDRFEVTLVDRTNHHLFQPLLYQVATASLTGPDIARSIRQVLAKAKNVTVLMDEITGIDTTTRAASGKSGHLYPYDYLLLAAGARTGYFGNDHWADYTLGLKSLADAQAIRRKVLSNLERAELTNSESERTKLMTVAIVGGGPTGVELAGAFADLVHRSLKSNFRRIDTSKLRIILIEGFKNLLEPYDANQRDYARRHLESIGVEVRTETKVTDIRPGVLEFGDGTSLEAAAIIWAAGVAANPLTKELGVETDRGGRITPNPDLSIPGHPEIFVAGDLVAMKDNEGKMVPGVAPAASQMGRHIAKVLKEELRLEKGRFADRKHDLRPTFRYWDKGMMAIIGKNHAVVKAGKALRLQGFIAWLAWLFIHILFLIGFRNKLAVLLGWATAYLKNTPEARIIMHPPKEYEAASS, encoded by the coding sequence ATGCCCACCCACGGTGTCACTGAAGGAAATCAAAAGCGTAAGGTTCTCATCATCGGCGGAGGATTCGCCGGACTGGAATGTGCGCTGACCCTCTCCAACGACGACCGGTTTGAGGTCACCTTGGTGGACCGGACGAACCACCACCTTTTCCAGCCCCTGCTCTACCAGGTGGCGACGGCCTCGCTGACCGGGCCGGATATCGCCCGCTCAATCCGCCAGGTGCTGGCGAAAGCCAAGAATGTGACCGTCCTGATGGACGAGATCACCGGGATCGACACCACTACCCGTGCGGCCAGCGGAAAGTCAGGCCACCTTTACCCATACGACTACCTGCTGCTGGCCGCCGGAGCGCGGACCGGCTACTTCGGCAACGACCACTGGGCGGACTACACCCTGGGTCTCAAGTCGCTGGCAGATGCCCAGGCGATCCGCCGCAAGGTCCTCTCGAACCTGGAACGCGCGGAGCTGACCAACAGCGAGAGTGAGCGGACCAAGCTGATGACCGTCGCCATCGTCGGTGGCGGCCCGACCGGGGTGGAACTCGCGGGAGCCTTCGCGGACCTGGTCCATCGCTCGTTGAAGTCGAATTTCCGCCGGATCGACACCTCGAAACTCCGGATCATCCTGATCGAGGGCTTCAAGAATCTGCTGGAACCCTACGATGCCAACCAGCGTGACTACGCCCGCCGGCATCTGGAGTCGATCGGGGTCGAAGTCCGCACGGAGACGAAAGTCACCGACATCCGCCCGGGCGTGCTCGAGTTCGGGGACGGGACCAGCTTGGAGGCCGCGGCCATCATCTGGGCGGCCGGAGTCGCCGCCAACCCACTGACGAAGGAATTGGGGGTCGAGACCGACCGCGGCGGCCGCATCACACCCAACCCCGACCTTTCGATCCCCGGACATCCCGAGATCTTCGTCGCCGGAGACCTGGTGGCGATGAAGGATAACGAAGGCAAGATGGTGCCGGGCGTGGCCCCCGCCGCCTCGCAGATGGGCCGTCACATCGCCAAGGTCCTCAAGGAAGAACTGAGGTTGGAGAAAGGCCGCTTCGCCGACCGCAAGCACGACCTCCGCCCGACGTTCCGCTACTGGGACAAGGGGATGATGGCCATCATCGGGAAAAACCATGCCGTGGTGAAAGCGGGCAAGGCTCTGCGTCTGCAGGGTTTCATCGCCTGGCTGGCGTGGCTTTTCATCCACATCCTGTTCCTCATCGGTTTCCGCAACAAGCTGGCCGTGCTGCTGGGATGGGCGACCGCCTACCTCAAGAACACTCCGGAAGCACGGATCATCATGCACCCGCCGAAGGAGTACGAGGCGGCGTCTTCGTGA
- a CDS encoding polyprenyl synthetase family protein gives MAASNTTPTRSDLFPFELVRPQLEKVEAAIREQVRAFDPAVEPYVAYVCNTSGKRIRPALSILAGGAVGEVSDDHLKLGVILELIHMATLVHDDIMDGANTRRMVPTANAKWGNALSVLLGDALFSHALTLATDFDSIDVCRKVGLAAREVCQGEIIQTQRRFDLSLSKPDYFRIIEMKTGALFAAATGLAGRLSGVSQETEAHLYSYGMKLGTAYQIYDDCLDLVGSEEVVGKTLRTDLAKGKLTLPILNLLENSSEAQRTKLNKRILAQEDLDLPVLVGIAEYEGAIESAVDTALKLLDQCRADVATLGESVHSAALIQITHFLGSLLEKCRK, from the coding sequence ATGGCAGCCAGCAACACCACTCCAACCCGCAGCGATCTCTTCCCGTTCGAACTCGTCCGCCCGCAGTTGGAGAAGGTGGAAGCCGCGATCCGCGAGCAGGTCAGGGCCTTCGACCCCGCGGTGGAACCCTACGTCGCCTACGTGTGCAACACCTCCGGCAAGCGGATCCGCCCCGCCCTTTCCATCCTCGCGGGCGGCGCGGTCGGGGAAGTGTCCGACGACCACCTGAAGCTGGGCGTCATCCTGGAACTCATCCACATGGCGACCCTGGTCCATGACGACATCATGGACGGGGCGAACACCCGCCGCATGGTGCCCACCGCGAACGCGAAGTGGGGCAACGCTCTCTCCGTCCTGCTGGGGGACGCCCTGTTCTCCCACGCGCTGACCCTCGCGACGGATTTCGACAGCATCGACGTCTGCCGCAAGGTGGGCCTCGCCGCCCGCGAAGTCTGCCAGGGGGAGATCATCCAGACCCAGCGCCGCTTCGACCTTTCGCTCTCCAAGCCGGACTATTTCCGCATCATCGAGATGAAGACGGGCGCGCTTTTCGCCGCCGCCACCGGCCTGGCCGGCAGGCTTTCCGGCGTGAGCCAGGAAACCGAGGCCCATCTTTACAGCTACGGCATGAAGCTGGGAACCGCCTACCAGATCTACGACGACTGCCTCGACCTCGTGGGCTCGGAAGAAGTGGTCGGCAAGACCCTCCGCACCGACCTGGCCAAGGGCAAACTCACCCTCCCCATCCTGAACCTGCTGGAAAACTCCTCCGAGGCGCAGCGCACCAAGCTCAACAAGCGCATCCTGGCGCAGGAAGACCTGGATCTCCCCGTGCTCGTCGGCATCGCCGAATATGAGGGAGCCATCGAAAGCGCCGTGGACACCGCCCTGAAGCTGCTGGACCAGTGCCGCGCGGATGTGGCCACACTCGGCGAATCCGTTCATTCGGCCGCCTTGATCCAGATCACCCATTTCCTCGGCAGCCTTCTGGAGAAATGCAGGAAGTGA
- a CDS encoding DUF1080 domain-containing protein: MKLNRWMLAGMMTGAANMATGQIHGYKDTEKLPGVPWGVHDPDRPQPRVVETAGAVVVKPPSDATVLFDGKNLDAWTQNGGPAPWEIKDGVMVVGKKDIQTKESFGAVQLHFEWRLPADRKVDGQKGGNSGFFLMGMYEVQVLQSNNNPTYPDGQAGSLYGQLPPLVNATSPQGEWNSYDITFVPPVYKDGKVESPARITIFHNGVVVQNGEAYLGTTQHKKLATYPEKHPETGPIRIQDHNDPMEFRNIWIRPLGERDQPAKP, from the coding sequence ATGAAACTCAACCGATGGATGTTGGCCGGTATGATGACCGGTGCCGCAAATATGGCGACAGGCCAGATTCATGGCTACAAGGACACGGAAAAGCTCCCGGGCGTGCCATGGGGTGTCCATGATCCCGACCGCCCTCAGCCCCGCGTGGTGGAGACCGCCGGCGCGGTGGTCGTGAAGCCGCCGTCCGATGCGACCGTGCTCTTTGACGGAAAGAACCTCGACGCCTGGACCCAGAATGGCGGCCCCGCCCCTTGGGAGATCAAGGACGGCGTCATGGTCGTCGGAAAAAAGGACATCCAGACGAAGGAATCCTTCGGTGCGGTGCAGCTCCACTTCGAATGGCGTCTCCCGGCCGACCGCAAGGTGGACGGCCAGAAGGGCGGCAACAGCGGCTTTTTCCTGATGGGCATGTATGAGGTCCAGGTGCTCCAGAGCAACAACAACCCGACCTATCCGGACGGTCAGGCGGGTTCCCTCTACGGCCAGCTCCCGCCGCTGGTGAACGCCACCTCCCCGCAGGGTGAGTGGAACAGCTACGACATCACCTTCGTGCCGCCGGTCTACAAGGACGGCAAGGTGGAGTCCCCCGCCCGCATCACCATCTTCCACAACGGCGTGGTCGTGCAGAACGGTGAGGCCTACCTGGGCACCACCCAACACAAAAAACTCGCCACCTATCCGGAAAAGCACCCGGAAACCGGCCCGATCCGCATCCAGGATCACAATGACCCGATGGAGTTCCGCAACATCTGGATCCGCCCGCTCGGCGAGCGTGACCAGCCTGCGAAACCTTGA
- the tsaA gene encoding tRNA (N6-threonylcarbamoyladenosine(37)-N6)-methyltransferase TrmO, with the protein MKCDPIAVVRSCFGGKFGVPRQPGLSPAAWGELIFHEPYRSREAVRGLGGFSHLWLIFGFHQTVDEGWRPTVRPPRLGGDERVGVFASRSTYRPNGLGLSVVRLEGIDFDRPDGPVLMLGGVDLVDGTPVFDIKPYLAYSDSIPDALSGYAPDKPEMLSVEVDALAEAAFSALPERARTVITEVLALDPRPAVRKEEGRAHGATLCGMNVRFQIMDGVCRILEIKPAVGSGLND; encoded by the coding sequence ATGAAGTGTGATCCGATCGCCGTGGTCCGGTCATGCTTCGGCGGGAAATTCGGAGTGCCGCGCCAGCCGGGGCTTTCCCCAGCGGCATGGGGGGAACTGATTTTCCACGAACCCTACCGCAGCCGGGAGGCCGTGCGGGGGCTGGGGGGATTCTCCCATCTCTGGCTGATCTTCGGTTTCCACCAGACGGTGGATGAAGGTTGGCGTCCGACTGTCCGTCCGCCGCGGCTGGGTGGGGATGAAAGGGTGGGCGTCTTCGCCAGCCGCTCCACCTACCGGCCGAACGGATTGGGCCTTTCCGTCGTCAGGCTGGAAGGCATCGACTTCGATCGCCCGGATGGCCCGGTTCTCATGCTGGGCGGCGTGGATCTGGTGGATGGGACGCCCGTTTTCGACATCAAGCCCTACCTCGCTTATTCCGACTCCATCCCGGACGCGCTCTCCGGATACGCCCCGGACAAGCCGGAGATGCTTTCCGTGGAGGTGGATGCGCTGGCGGAAGCAGCCTTCTCCGCGCTTCCGGAAAGAGCCAGGACGGTGATCACCGAGGTGCTGGCGCTGGATCCCCGGCCGGCGGTGCGGAAGGAAGAAGGGCGTGCCCATGGTGCCACGTTGTGCGGGATGAATGTCCGCTTCCAGATCATGGATGGCGTTTGCCGGATTCTGGAAATCAAACCGGCGGTGGGTTCAGGGTTGAATGATTAA
- a CDS encoding ankyrin repeat domain-containing protein — MSCSRQRLLAVASVLMVVAAVPACRDRKTTLSTDLQDAGFQMTDADWFRACQENNVEVMKRFLSGGFSKDARDGNGNTALHVAAAAGAENAAKFLLDRGMPVDVRGQAGRTPLMAAVVSDKPKMVKWLLRQGADPKVKDEENFKALMLAVRDGSAGSVAELASYDREDLDAALLLASLLGKAEVIDSLTNYGASVYARMEDDGRTPLMIAAENGHKEAVNLLLEIGASRYTTDGEGRTAAHLAEEAGHTEIVALINREPAPEELALESPEQISAEMDEFVAAAEGDVPPQSGYRAAASGDAPAVNASGGEMLPAPGKRASRPIDGAVLGARGGAQGPAADGSAGGDASRSAAARTKAAEPPVIMRHYRETDVPLEVAGVSGDSATLKISAGSRKEITVKAGQEISGTGGLYVVRVKRRMEDSKVTDGQPMEVAVVEVADRRTGQSREWISGRPSTAHDPIALVEDPVTGARYTARPGQKFKSADGGEFVVTDVRPNQIVIENLTDGTVVTVPLVGPRG, encoded by the coding sequence ATGTCCTGTTCCCGTCAGAGGCTGCTGGCCGTGGCATCCGTTCTCATGGTGGTCGCCGCGGTGCCCGCCTGCCGGGACCGGAAGACCACCCTCAGCACGGACCTCCAGGATGCGGGCTTCCAGATGACGGACGCGGATTGGTTCAGGGCCTGCCAGGAGAACAACGTGGAGGTGATGAAGCGCTTTCTGTCCGGTGGCTTCTCAAAGGATGCGAGGGATGGAAACGGAAACACCGCGCTCCACGTGGCGGCTGCGGCCGGAGCTGAGAACGCGGCGAAGTTCCTCCTCGACAGAGGAATGCCGGTGGATGTCCGGGGGCAGGCCGGCAGGACTCCCCTGATGGCCGCCGTGGTCTCCGACAAGCCGAAGATGGTGAAGTGGCTGCTGCGGCAGGGAGCGGACCCGAAGGTGAAGGACGAGGAGAATTTCAAGGCGCTCATGCTCGCGGTGCGGGACGGCAGCGCGGGCTCCGTTGCTGAGCTGGCTTCCTATGACCGTGAGGATCTGGATGCCGCCCTCCTGCTCGCATCCTTGCTGGGAAAGGCGGAGGTCATCGATTCACTGACGAACTATGGAGCCTCCGTCTATGCGCGGATGGAGGATGACGGCAGGACGCCTTTGATGATCGCCGCGGAGAACGGCCACAAGGAGGCCGTGAATCTGCTGCTGGAGATCGGTGCCAGCCGTTACACGACGGATGGGGAAGGGAGGACCGCAGCCCATCTGGCGGAAGAGGCGGGTCACACGGAGATCGTCGCCCTCATCAACCGCGAGCCGGCGCCGGAGGAGCTTGCCTTGGAGTCCCCGGAACAGATTTCCGCGGAGATGGATGAATTCGTCGCTGCCGCAGAGGGGGATGTCCCTCCGCAGTCGGGTTACAGGGCCGCTGCCTCTGGGGATGCTCCTGCCGTCAATGCCTCCGGTGGGGAGATGCTCCCGGCTCCGGGCAAACGCGCTTCCCGCCCGATCGATGGTGCCGTTCTCGGTGCCCGCGGAGGAGCGCAAGGCCCGGCGGCGGATGGAAGTGCCGGCGGTGACGCATCCCGGTCCGCGGCCGCGCGGACGAAGGCGGCGGAACCTCCGGTCATCATGCGCCACTACCGGGAAACCGATGTGCCGCTGGAAGTCGCCGGTGTCAGCGGGGATTCCGCAACCCTGAAGATATCGGCGGGCAGCCGGAAGGAAATCACCGTGAAAGCAGGGCAGGAGATTTCCGGAACCGGCGGCCTTTATGTCGTGCGCGTGAAGCGCCGGATGGAGGACAGCAAGGTCACCGACGGCCAGCCGATGGAGGTCGCCGTGGTGGAAGTGGCGGACCGCCGGACGGGCCAGAGCCGTGAATGGATTTCCGGGCGGCCTTCCACCGCCCATGACCCCATCGCCCTGGTCGAGGATCCCGTGACGGGTGCGCGCTACACCGCCAGACCCGGCCAGAAGTTCAAGTCCGCGGATGGCGGGGAGTTTGTCGTCACGGACGTGCGGCCGAACCAGATCGTCATCGAGAATCTGACGGATGGGACGGTCGTCACCGTGCCCCTTGTCGGACCCCGCGGCTGA
- a CDS encoding cupredoxin domain-containing protein encodes MKKLSLIFAALIAAPSAFAETKLELTGNDQMQFNAKTLEAKAGESVTLSFKHIGTLPVIAMGHNVVILKPGTSVPAFAAKCASAKDNGYLPTDDESKAAIVAATKLLGGGQSDEIKFTPTEPGAYPYICTFPGHFAIMQGVLTVK; translated from the coding sequence ATGAAGAAACTCTCATTGATTTTCGCTGCCCTTATCGCCGCCCCGTCCGCTTTCGCGGAGACCAAGCTTGAGCTTACGGGCAACGATCAGATGCAGTTCAATGCCAAGACCCTCGAAGCAAAAGCAGGCGAGAGCGTCACCCTTTCCTTCAAACACATCGGCACCCTTCCGGTGATTGCCATGGGACACAACGTCGTCATCCTGAAGCCGGGCACCTCCGTGCCTGCCTTCGCGGCCAAGTGTGCATCGGCCAAGGACAACGGTTATCTGCCGACGGATGATGAGTCCAAGGCCGCGATTGTCGCCGCAACCAAGCTCCTCGGTGGCGGACAGTCCGATGAGATCAAGTTCACCCCGACCGAGCCGGGTGCATATCCCTACATCTGCACCTTCCCGGGTCACTTCGCCATCATGCAAGGCGTGCTGACCGTGAAGTGA
- a CDS encoding P-II family nitrogen regulator: MKKIEAIIKPFKLEEVKEALAEVGVQGMTVTEVKGFGRQKGHTEIYRGSEYTVDFLPKVKIEIVVDDAQAGGVASAIVKSANTGKIGDGKVFISTVEEAIRIRTGETGSSAVAVN, encoded by the coding sequence ATGAAAAAAATCGAAGCGATCATCAAGCCGTTCAAACTCGAAGAAGTGAAAGAAGCCCTTGCCGAAGTGGGCGTTCAGGGAATGACCGTCACCGAAGTCAAAGGCTTCGGTCGCCAGAAGGGCCATACCGAAATCTATCGTGGTTCCGAATATACCGTGGATTTCCTTCCCAAGGTGAAAATCGAGATCGTCGTTGACGATGCCCAAGCCGGCGGCGTCGCCTCCGCCATCGTCAAGAGCGCCAACACCGGCAAGATCGGTGACGGCAAGGTCTTCATCTCCACCGTCGAGGAAGCGATCCGGATCCGGACCGGTGAGACCGGTTCCTCCGCCGTTGCCGTGAACTGA
- a CDS encoding DUF3817 domain-containing protein, translated as MMKFNLAHAVGRVRLCGLLEGASFLLLLLVAMPLKYLFDMPMAVRYVGMAHGVLFILYVLLILLAWLDRKLTVKKSALAFVASLIPFGPFLIDGKLAEAEKAEAAAGPEEA; from the coding sequence ATGATGAAATTCAATCTTGCCCATGCCGTTGGCCGTGTCCGTCTCTGTGGCCTGCTCGAAGGTGCTTCCTTCCTGCTTCTCCTGCTGGTGGCGATGCCGTTGAAATACCTTTTTGATATGCCGATGGCTGTCCGCTATGTAGGGATGGCGCACGGCGTTCTCTTCATCCTTTATGTGCTGCTCATCCTGCTCGCATGGCTGGACAGGAAGCTCACGGTCAAAAAGTCGGCGTTGGCCTTCGTCGCTTCGCTGATCCCTTTCGGCCCGTTCCTCATCGACGGCAAGCTGGCGGAAGCGGAGAAGGCCGAAGCCGCCGCCGGGCCTGAAGAGGCCTGA
- a CDS encoding NAD(P)H-hydrate dehydratase, producing the protein MKALTVREMRSLEEAAQEQGWTEEMLMQAAGERLGFSITRIFPHPGTIVAYLGKGHNAGDALVALRMLRQSHGWRIIIRPAFPSPHWAPLTRKKMDELEADGPVEDPGPLPFRLEGLRARRPLVLLDALLGIGAKGALRAPLADLATEMSHLRNHSGAKVIALDLPSGVDPDSGEVHPGSVTADATFMIGAPKRGLLSEHAANAAGALHLVPVDILRPAGEDGHQLADPHSVRSACEPRPFDFHKGKAGRVGILAGSREYSGAAILAATGALAGGAGLVTVHLPEAVLPLVAGRMPPEIILRVCKDPGEILEPACDALVIGCGLLSTDEGFRGALRDTIRRSTLPTVLDAEALNLLSAAELAELKENHLLTPHPGEFRRLAPDLSGLPREEAARAFADSTNATLLLKGCRTVVTRKGKPLWFNPTGTPGMATGGQGDLLSGVLGALLAIGNPPLEAAAIGAWLCGRAAERALLQPEISPQSLLPTDVGRHLGGAFRDWAERTR; encoded by the coding sequence ATGAAGGCCCTGACCGTCCGCGAAATGCGCTCCCTCGAGGAGGCGGCGCAGGAACAGGGCTGGACGGAGGAGATGTTGATGCAAGCCGCAGGCGAGCGGCTTGGCTTTTCCATCACGCGCATCTTTCCGCACCCCGGCACCATCGTCGCCTATCTGGGCAAGGGCCATAATGCGGGCGATGCTCTTGTCGCGCTGCGGATGCTCCGGCAGTCCCACGGCTGGAGGATCATCATCCGCCCGGCCTTTCCATCTCCCCACTGGGCTCCGCTGACGCGGAAAAAAATGGATGAGTTGGAAGCGGATGGCCCCGTGGAGGATCCCGGCCCCCTCCCATTCCGGTTGGAAGGTCTGAGGGCACGCCGCCCTCTTGTTCTGCTGGACGCACTGCTGGGGATCGGTGCGAAAGGCGCGCTGAGGGCGCCGCTGGCGGATCTCGCCACGGAGATGTCCCACCTCAGGAATCATTCCGGGGCGAAAGTCATCGCCCTGGACCTCCCCTCTGGTGTCGATCCGGACAGCGGCGAGGTTCATCCCGGCTCCGTCACCGCGGATGCCACATTCATGATCGGCGCACCGAAACGCGGACTTCTCTCCGAGCATGCGGCAAATGCGGCCGGGGCGCTGCACCTCGTGCCGGTGGACATCCTCCGCCCGGCTGGGGAAGACGGGCACCAGTTGGCCGACCCTCATTCGGTCAGGTCCGCCTGCGAGCCGCGCCCCTTTGATTTCCATAAGGGCAAAGCCGGGAGAGTCGGTATCCTGGCAGGCTCCCGCGAGTACAGCGGAGCCGCCATCCTCGCAGCAACCGGTGCGCTGGCGGGAGGAGCCGGATTGGTGACCGTGCATCTGCCGGAAGCTGTCCTGCCCCTCGTTGCGGGGCGCATGCCTCCGGAGATCATCCTCCGCGTCTGCAAGGATCCCGGAGAGATCCTGGAGCCTGCCTGCGACGCGCTGGTCATCGGCTGCGGCCTTCTTTCCACCGATGAAGGTTTCCGCGGGGCACTCCGCGACACCATCAGGCGGTCCACTCTTCCCACCGTCCTCGATGCGGAGGCCCTCAACCTGCTTTCCGCAGCGGAACTCGCGGAATTGAAGGAAAACCATCTGCTCACCCCCCACCCCGGAGAGTTCCGCCGCCTCGCCCCGGATCTTTCCGGGCTGCCAAGGGAGGAAGCAGCACGCGCCTTCGCCGACAGCACCAACGCCACTCTGCTCCTGAAAGGCTGCCGAACCGTGGTCACCCGGAAAGGGAAACCACTATGGTTCAACCCCACGGGAACGCCCGGCATGGCGACCGGGGGCCAGGGGGATCTCCTTTCCGGCGTCCTCGGCGCGCTGCTGGCCATCGGGAATCCGCCTCTGGAGGCCGCCGCGATCGGTGCATGGCTCTGTGGCCGGGCGGCGGAGCGGGCACTCCTGCAGCCGGAAATTTCGCCACAATCCCTGCTTCCGACAGATGTCGGACGGCACCTCGGCGGTGCCTTCCGGGACTGGGCGGAACGGACGCGCTAG
- a CDS encoding N-acetylmuramoyl-L-alanine amidase encodes MRTFLKTLTVLAFFAFGVSADAKFRTVVIDPGHGGHDKGGQWGRVYEKHLALDTAMRLEGHLKNMGYKTIVTRRSDYFISLPQRVAIANRQRDAIFVSVHYNYTWKQDVSGLETFYNRPDSARLSNLVQSSILKRVRAVNRGSKYARYYVIRHTNIPSILVECGFVSCKSERDRMKSAWFRDSLARGIAEGIHRYND; translated from the coding sequence ATGCGTACCTTCCTCAAAACTCTGACTGTACTGGCGTTCTTTGCCTTTGGAGTTTCCGCAGACGCCAAATTCCGCACCGTGGTGATCGATCCCGGCCACGGTGGTCATGACAAAGGCGGCCAATGGGGCCGGGTCTATGAGAAACATCTGGCCCTCGACACCGCGATGAGGCTGGAAGGTCATCTCAAGAACATGGGCTACAAGACCATCGTCACCCGCCGCAGCGACTACTTCATCTCCCTGCCACAACGGGTGGCGATCGCCAACCGCCAGAGGGACGCCATCTTCGTCAGCGTGCACTACAACTACACCTGGAAGCAGGATGTGAGCGGTCTGGAAACCTTCTACAACCGTCCTGACAGCGCCCGCCTGTCCAATCTGGTGCAAAGCAGCATCCTCAAGCGCGTGCGCGCCGTGAACCGCGGCTCGAAGTATGCGCGCTACTACGTGATCCGGCATACGAACATTCCCTCCATCCTCGTCGAGTGCGGCTTCGTGAGCTGCAAGAGCGAGCGCGACCGCATGAAGTCCGCCTGGTTCCGGGATTCCCTCGCCCGCGGCATCGCGGAGGGCATCCACCGTTACAACGACTGA